TCGATACGCAGGGTGGCGGCTTGATTGTCCTCGTCCACATAGGTCGATGGCAGCCCTTCCAAAGTGGGTTTGCCGGAAAGCACGCTGTAGCCGCGGTAACGGAAGTTCGTTATGCGCGAACCATTCGGCTGGGCGATGCTGATCGCAGGCATGCGATAGTCGCTCGTGCCATATTCGGGATATTCCTGACGCAAATGCTCAAGCGAATACGAGGCGTTGCCTTCAATCGGGCAGGATGCCGTTGTGCGCCGCTGCACCTCGACAAGGTAACCGAAATCTTCCCTGTCCGCTACTGCCTTGCCGTAATAAAGCTGCATGAGATGGTCTTGGTCATCTGCCTTGATGATATAGCTGACCAGGCCATTGCTGATATGAAATTCGCGATTCTTCTCATGAACGAGAATCCTTGGATCGTTACGTGCCATATGCTGTCTCCTTTGACCGTATTGTTTCGAGTCTGTTTCACTGCACCGGATACCAGTATGCCTCGGTGCATGTGGGGATGACAGTCAAAGTTGTGGGAACAATAATCGATTGTGTGACGTATTCTCTGAGTCCCGTGAAACTCGCATCGCACAAGGACTGCACTGGAATTGCATTGAGACAGCATGGACCTTCGTGCAGGAACGATGCGTGCAATGGACAGCTTTGTGACTTCTGTGCGTAGAAGTGTGAGGTAGGGCACACTGTATTTTTCCACACTCTATATATTCAACAGTGGAGTTATCCAACAGTGGGGTGCGCGCGTTGCCCAGTTATTCCGTCGGCACCGACGGGGACAGGCCGAGCACCATTCTCAGCGTCTCAAGATCAATGGGAATGTTGGAAACCCGAGCCTGCATATCGTGCAATTGCCGATAATTTCGGGGAGACATCGAGTGCACGCGTTTGAAATTATCCGCAAACACTTCCACATTGCGATATCCCGTCTGCTTGGCGATGCTTTCCAGACTGATATCAGACATCAGCAGCAGATCAGTGGCTTTCGTGATACGAATGTGGTCAATGTACTGCTTGATGGTCATTCCTGATATCTTGTGGAATTCACGGGATAGATAGCTGCGGTTGCTGTGCAATGCGTTCGATATGTTGGCTATGTTGATCTGCTCGCTGTAATGCTGGAGGATGAATTCCTTGACACGATTGATGTTGGGGTTGGATTGCGCGACGATCCGCATGCCGCTTTCGAGCGTCATTTCCTTCGATAGCAGGTACAGGAAATGATAGGCTATGGCGTTCAGTTCCAGTTCGTCGGTCACACTGCCGCTGGTATGCGACAGACAGTCCACGACCAGACGAAGGAACTGCATGGGATATCTGACAAAAAACACGTCATGTCCATGAGTAAGACCGATGTTCTGCAGCAATGGCTCACTCAGCTGATCGGCAAAGGACATCCAAATGAATACGCACGAATGCAGGGAGAAGGACTGTTGGATTTCCACAGATTGTGGACGGGTGAGAAAGCCGTTGCCTCGCCTGAGCATAAAGCGCATTCCCGAGGTATAGAGTTCATCCTCACCACTGAGCATGAGTCGAATCATGTTGGTATTTTTCCCGCGATTCAACGGATCATGCGTATGCTGGGCGTTGGCCCCTGACAGCCCACAGGAAACGAACAGCGTGGGGTGTGCAATTTTTTTAGGATCAAGCGAGTATTGGATGAGTGAACTATTCATATCATTGGCCTCTTCGCTCTACGATGGACTGCTCATTAATCCTCTGGCTTGCCAGCACAACACCTTCCACCAGAAAATCGCTTGAGCCGCACAGTTACCATCGTATATGCCTTGGCACATTTACGCTTGTTGACCAAAGTGTATGGACAGTATCTAGGGCGTTGCGGCTCAAGCGTTCATCTCGGACTATCGACTCATATGGCTTGCTCCACCATTGTCTTCTGAGGCTGCTTGTCTTCGACACCCTCCGCCGAATCCTGCCTGTCTTCGGCAGCCCGTTGCTCCAGATC
This Bifidobacterium sp. WK041_4_12 DNA region includes the following protein-coding sequences:
- a CDS encoding helix-turn-helix transcriptional regulator — protein: MNSSLIQYSLDPKKIAHPTLFVSCGLSGANAQHTHDPLNRGKNTNMIRLMLSGEDELYTSGMRFMLRRGNGFLTRPQSVEIQQSFSLHSCVFIWMSFADQLSEPLLQNIGLTHGHDVFFVRYPMQFLRLVVDCLSHTSGSVTDELELNAIAYHFLYLLSKEMTLESGMRIVAQSNPNINRVKEFILQHYSEQINIANISNALHSNRSYLSREFHKISGMTIKQYIDHIRITKATDLLLMSDISLESIAKQTGYRNVEVFADNFKRVHSMSPRNYRQLHDMQARVSNIPIDLETLRMVLGLSPSVPTE